The following nucleotide sequence is from Natronosalvus caseinilyticus.
CCGAAAATTCCGTCCACAGGAACGCACCGAACGAGAGGCCGAAGAAGAGGACGACCGACGGGTCCGCTCCCCGGGTTCGCACGCGAAACAGCGTGTAAACAACGATTATAAACGTAACTATCGTTGCAAAGAGAATTGGGAGTACGACTGGCGTGTATTGCCAACTCACAGGATAGAGAGGGAGAGCATACCACATGAGTGTACTGGCAGATTTCGGGGCGTTCAACGACGACGTGGCAGGAAAGAATCACCCCGTTGGGTTCCCTCGAGGTGGCCGATTGACTCGTTTCGTTTCCCCATCAGCTGTGGCTCGCGCTGGTTCTGCGAGCGCGACTTCTGTAACGACTCGAATCAAACGTTGAGATGGCACGTGAAGAGAGGCCACTTCCCCTCCCCCTACCCTGCAGGCCGGCTTCGGGTTCTCGCACGTGCTCGGCGAGTTCGATGGCGGCCAGGCGGAGTAGTTGCGCGCACTCTACGTCGACGTCGGCTCAGTCACGATCGAATCGGACCTCGAGGGACGCTCGGGCGCCAAAGGACGTCTCGAGGCTTTCGGCCGTTCAGGGGATGTCGCTTACGCCGCGATCGGTTCAGGCATCGTCTCGTCGTCCGACGATTGCGCGAGCGGGAGTTCAATCGTGAACTGGCTTCCGTCGGGTCCCGTCTCCGTAACCTCGACGGTGCCGCCGTAGGTACTGACCAGTTCTTCGACAAGGTACAACCCTAGCCCGTGGGTGGTTCCTCGTCCTTTCTTGCGCTCGAAGAGCGAGTCGATCGCGTCCGCTCGAATCCCGGGTCCGTTGTCTTCGATCCGAACGCGGACGGTGTCGTCCATCCGTTCAGCACTGACGCTCACGGCCGGGGTGTCGGCGTCGTTGTGCGTGACCGCGTTCGAGAGCACGTTCCCGAAGACGCGAGGCAACAATTCGTCGGCCTGGACGGCGAGTTCGTCCGGGACGTCCGTCCGAACCTCGACATCGCCGTATCGGTTCGTGAGCTTGGTCACTTCGTCGGCCAGAACCCGAGTGAGGTCCACCGGGTACAGCTCGTGCGTCCCGGAGGCCGCCTCGAGGAGGACGCGAACGTCGGCGATGACCGTGCTCATCTCGTTTGCCTCCTGGTGAATGATGGTGGCGTACTCCCTGTGCGCTGGATCCAGTTCCGACTCCGCTTCCAGGATCTGTGTCGCGTATCCGTCGATGATGTTTGCAGAGTTGAGAACCTCGTGTCTGAGCACGCTATTCAGGTAGTCGAGCATCGTCCGTTGCTCCTCGAGCTGCTCGGATCGGACCGTCGCTCGTTCGGCGGCGATCGCCTGGTCGATAGCCCGTCCCTCGAGGATGCCGAGCAACACGCCGACACCGGCGCCGAAGGCGACCGACCACCGCGTCCAGCCCACCACGATGCCCCACGATTCGGTCGGCATGACGGCCATGAATCCGACGTTGAGAAGGGTGAACGTGACGAACCCGCCGATCCACCACCAGGCGATGCGGGGATACCGACGGGACGACACCCGAGCCCCTTCCAGCCAGTACCCGCCGTAGATAATCCCGATAGCGGCGATAGCGGTCGAGGCCGCACCCATCGCGAACGCGCCGTTGAGGAGGACGTTCGCACCGAGGATCCAATGTGTCAACACCTCCCCGGCCAGGACGGCGAGTAGCAGGGCGCCAAACCACCGTAACAGCCGAGGAAGTGTTTCGTGCATACCTATACCGGTCATTGAACTGGAGGGGATCTTATTATGGGTTGTGGCTAACTCATCAAAAATTCGACTAGTTGTCGATCGCAAGGCAAAGCGCTTACGGCTGATTCCTACGGGACTCGAGCATGTCCACCTGAGAGATGTTATCATCCATATGAATTCGTAGTCTACTCACTCGAGATCAGTTCGGGCGTCGACCAGATCGGACGGCGATCCGCGTTTGGTCGCGAATCGTCGACAGACTTCTGTGTGCCGACCCAATTGCTTGCGTCTCAGTCGTGCCGAAACCAAGGAAGGACATCGCTTCGCTCGTCCGTCGAGATATCGGCATGCCTTCGTTTCACTCAGTCATGCCGAAACGACCGCTGCCCCGTAAACACCATCCTGCATCCACCTTTTTCTCGACGGGTTCTCTTCGATCACCCGTCTCCAAAAATCTGGACTAAAAACCGCTCGTTCACTGTGCTCACTCGCGGCTTAGTCGTGCCGAAACCAACGAAGGACATCGCTTCGCTCGTCCGTCGAGATATCGGCATGCCTTCGTTTCACTCAGTCATGCCGAAACGACCGCTGCCCCGTAAACACCATGCTCATGCCGAGTTCGTTCGCCGCCTCGATCACGTCCTCGTCGTTGACCGACCCGCCGGGCTGGACCACCGCCTCGATCCCCGCCTTCGCCGCCTCCTCGAGCCCGTCCGGGAACGGGAAGAAGGCGTCCGAGGCCATTACCGCGCCCTCGGCGGACTTGCCCTCGGCGTGTTCCTCCGCCTTCATCGCCGCGAGTCGTACCGCGTCGACGCGAGAAACCTGGCCCATTCCCACGCCGACCGTCTCCGTGCCCGTCGCGAAGAGGATACCGTTCGACTTCACGTGTTTGAGCGTCTGCCAGGCGAAGACCATCGTCTCGAGTTGCTCGTCGGTCGGTTCGCGGTCGGTGACGACCTCGAGATCGCTCGTCGAGAGCCGCTGATCGTCGCGCTCCTGGACGAGTCGGCCGCCGACGAGGGGTTTCTCGGTGAACCGTTCGATGGCGCCGTCCAGGTCGCCGACGTCGAGCACGCGCAGGTTCTTCTTTTCGCACAGAATCTCGAGGGCGTCCTCGGCGTAGCCGGGAGCGACGACGACCTCCTTGAACGAGTCGGTGATCGCCGCAGCGGTGTCGGCGTCGCACTCCCGGTTGAGGGCGACGATGCCGCCGAAGGCGCTCATGGGGTCAGTCGAGAGCGCGCGCTCGTAGGCCTCGGCGACGGTGTCGGCAGTTGCACAGCCGGCCGGGTTCGTGTGCTTGATGACCGCGGCGGCGGGTTCGTCGAACTCCGTGATCAGGTTCAGGGCACCGTCGGCGTCGTTGTAGTTGTTGTAGCTGAGCGCCTTCGCTCCCTCGTTCAACTGCTCGGCGTGGACGACGGATGCCTCCTCGCAGGTGTAGTCGGCGTAGACGGCCGCGTTCTGGTGGGGGTTCTCGCCGTATCGCAGGGTGTCGAGGCGATCGCTCGAGGTGAGTCGGCGAGTTGGGAGGCCGCCCTCGTCGTCGGCTGCGTCGGCGTCGACCGTAGCCTCTTCAGCGTCCAGATCCACGTCAACGGCACCCTCGGCGAACCACTTCACCACGCGCGGGTACGCGCGGAACTCGCCCTCGTAGAGGACGCGCTCCTTGAGCGTCTCGCGGGTGTCACCGTCGTAGACCGGCACCGGTTCCTGGGTGACGATCGGACCCATGTCGACCTCGCTCTCGACGACCTCGCCGTCCTCGTCGGTGGCGTCGGTGACGACATGGACCGTACAGCCCGTGACGGCGACGCCAGCCTCGAGGGCGTCGCCCCAGGCGTCCATGCCGGAAAACGCCGGGAGCAAGGACGGGTGAACGTTGAGCGTCGTGGGCTGAGCCTCGAGGAAGGTATCCGAGAGGATGCGCATGTAGCCGTCGAGACAGACCAGGTCGTAGTCGTAGCCCTCGAGTGCGACGTTGACGGCCTCCTCGTGGTCGCGTCGGCTCATATCGTCCTCGAGCGGGACGACCTCCGTCGGAACTCCGCGTTCGGCGGCGGCCTCGAGCACCGGCGCGTCGGCGTCGTTCGTCAGGACGACGGCGAGTTCGGCGCCACCGGGCGCACGGTCGGCGACGTTCAGCAGGTTCCGGCCGCGGTTGCCGGCGAGTCCGGCGAGTCGTGTCATACGTGATGGGGCGCCCGCGAACGGCAAAGTGGTTGCGGTCTCGAGGCGTGAAGTATGCACGAACGTGCCGTGAAGCCAGCCGGAAAACGCACAATAGTCCAGACGATATGCACGGCCGTGGGACTCGTTCCGACACGCTTTTGCACGCCGCTCGTGCAGCCACGCACATGACTGACACCCACGCACTCTACGCCGTCTCGCCGCTCGACGGCCGCTACGGCTCTCGGACGAGACCCCTGGCGCCATACGCGAGCGAGGCCGCGCTCATGCGCGCCCGCGTCCGCGTCGAAGTCGAGTACCTGCTCGTGCTGGCCGACCTCGAGGCGACGCCCCTCGACCTCGCATCCGACGAGCGAGCCCACCTCCGCGGGCTCTACGAGAACTTCGACGAGGAGGACGCCGAGTTGATCAAGACCCTCGAGACCGACGGCTACGCCGGATTCGACGCGACCAACCACGACGTGAAAGCCGTCGAGTACTTCGTTCGCTACCACCTGCCAAACGACAGCGAAGCGTCGCCGTGGATTCACTTCGGACTGACCAGCGAGGACGTGAACAACCTGGCCCACCGCCTGCTGGTCCGGGGCGCCGTCGAGGACGTCCTCCTGCCGGCGCTGTACGACCTCCGCGATTCGCTGACCGGGATGGCCCAGGAGCACCGAGACGTCCAGATGCTCGCGCGAACACACGGCCAGCCCGCGACGCCGACGACGTTCGGGAAGGAACTCGCGGTGTACGCGGCCCGCCTCGGCCGTGCGACGGCTCGGGTGAGCACGGCGACCGACGCGCTCTCCGGAAAACTCGGCGGGGCCTCTGGCACCTACGCGGCCCACGTCGCCGCCTACCCCGACGTCGACTGGCGGGGCTTCGCCCGCGAGTTCGTCACCGGACTGGGCCTCGAGTTCACGCCCCTCTCCACGCAGGTGAATCCGTGTGACGACCTCGCCGCCGTCTTCGACGCGTTCCGCGGGGTCAACAACGTCCTGCTCGACCTCGACCTCGACGTCTGGCTGTACGTCTCCGACCGCTACCTCGGCCAGGAGGCCGTCGCAGGCGAGACCGGTTCGTCGACGATGCCCCACAAGGTCAACCCCATCGACTTCGAGAACAGCGAGGGGAACCTCTCGAAGGCCAATTCCGACCTCACGTTCCTCGCCGACTACGTCACCACCTCCCGTCTCCAGCGCGACCTCTCGGACTCGACGGTCAAGCGCAACGTCGGGGCGGCGTTCGCCCATTGCCTGATTGGGTACGGCAAAACGCAGGCCGGCCTCGAGAAGGTCGTCCCCAACGAAACGGTCATGCGCGACGCTCTTCGGAAGACCCCCGCGATCATCGGCGAGGCTGTCCAGACAATCCTCCGGCGTGAAGGTCGAGACGACGCCTACGAGCAGGTGAAGGCGCTCACTCGCGGCCGCGAGGTCACCCTCGAGGACTTCCACGACCTGTTCGCCGACCTCGAGGTGAGCGACGAGGTTCGCGAGGAACTGCTCGCGCTGCGCCCGGAGACGTATGTCGGCGTCGCGAACGACCTGGTCGACGACCTCGAGGAGTAACGGAGCACGCGACAACCTCGCGACGACTATTCGTCGAGAGGGACACGCCCCATCGCGTTCGGCGGACCGCGCCTCGGCCACGGTCTCGAGCGTGACTCGACGACAATCCAGAACGATCGATGGGCGAGCCCCGTAGCCGAAGCGTTGTCTCGAAAGCGGCTGGCTTGGCTGGAGGCGACGACCGGCTTCCCTCGCATTCATCGACCCGATATATCAATTCTTGTTCTATCACTAGGAACAGTTATTTATATTTCCAATATTGATCAACAGCTTCGATCTGTTTAGTATAGTTTTTATAGTATTGTTGATACTCAATTTATATTCATTATATCCCCTAACTTCTCCGCTTTTTTGCGCTACTAGTAACTATATCAAAATCGTCAGAAATAGTCAACTATCCTCGAAGTATCTCAATATAGATGATCTATCTCATAAATCCTATTGTATCTTATATATCCAATCGGTCTCGAGCCAGTCATTCTCGACTCCGTCGATAGCCCGCGACGAGCAGTCCCGGACCGAGACACGCGACGACGACGAGTCCGACGGTCTCGAGGCCGAACGAGCCGTTCGTGACGACCCCGACCAGGCCGGCTACGGTCACCGGGAGCAACAGGGCCCCAATGACCATCATCACCAGCGTTCGATTGACGAGCGCGAGCCGTTCTCCGCAGTGTGGACACTCACTCGCGGTCGCTCGGACCTGCACGTCACACGACTCACAGCGTATCTGCTCGGGCATATCCGTCATTGCAGGCGAGGTACCTTATCTCTCTCGCCGGGCGAGCACTACTGCACGCGGAGCTGGAGTTTGGGCCCGCTCGAGCGACGTCTCTCAGCCCTGCTGGGCGTCGACGACCGCCACGCCCGCCAGATTGACGATGTCCTTGACCTCGTCGTCCCGCTGGAGGACGTGGACCGGTTTGTCCATCCCGACGAGCATCGGGCCGATGGCCTCCGCCCCGCCGAGGCGCTGGAGGAGTTTGTAGCTGATGTTGCCCGACTCGAGGTTCGGGAAGACGAGCACGTTCGCGGGCGCGTCGAGCGCGGAGAACTCGTAGGTTCCCTGGAGCAGGTCCTCGACGACGGCCGTGTCGGCCTGCATCTCGCCATCGACGGGAAAGTCCACGGCTGGATCAGCCTTGAGCAGTTCGACCGCGTGCCGCGGCTTTCGCGTCCCCTCGTTCGTCACCGAGCCGAAGTTCGAGTACGAGAGTAAGGCGGCGCGAGGTTCGACGTTGAAACGACGCGCCAGGGTAGCCGTGTGTCGGGTAACTTCCGCGAGGATTTCGGCGTCCGGGTTCTGGTTGACCGTCGCATCGGCCACGAAGAGAACCCGGTTTTTGAACGTGAGGAGGTAGACGCCGGCGGCGTACTCGGCGTCCCTGGCCGTACCGATGATCTGGAGCGGCGGCCGCAAGGCCGAGGGATAGTGGTGGGTGAGCCCGGTGAGCATCGCATCCACGTCACCCGACTCGACCATCACGGACGCGAAGTAGTTGCTGTCGCGAATCAGTTCCTCAGCTTCGCTGCGCGTGATACCCTTACGCCGACGGCGTTCGTAGAGGCGTTCGACGTACGCCTCGTCGGTCCCGCCGGTCGGGTCCACGACCTCCGGGGTGAACTCGAGGCCGAGGTTCGCCGCCGTACGAGCGATCTCGTCCTCGTCGCCGATCAGCACCGGTTTGGCGATTTCTTGCTCGACGAGCTGATAGGCCGCCCGGATGATCTTCTCGTCGCCTCCTTCGGCGAGCGCAACGCGCTTTGGGTCGCTCTTGGCCTTGTTGAGGACGACGCGCATCATCTCCCGGGACTTTCCCAGACGAGCCTCGAGTCGCTCGCGGTGGGCCTCGAGATCGATCTCGATGCGGGCGGCCCCGCTTTCCATCGCCGCCCGCGCGACCGCGGGTGCGACCTCGAACAGGACACGTGGATCGAGCGGTTTCGGGATGATGTACTCGGACCCGAACTGGAGGGGCTGGTCGCCGTAGGCCTTGACGACGGCGTCGGGAACGTCCTGGTGGGCGAGGTCGGCCAGTGCCTCGGCTGCCGCAACTTTCATCGCCTCGTTGATCTCGCTCGCGCGAACGTCGAGGGCGCCGCGGAAGAGGAACGGAAAACCGAGGACGTTGTTGACCTGATTGGGGTAGTCCGAGCGTCCGGTGGCCACGATGACCGTATCGTCACGGGCGTTTTTCGCCCGTTCGTACGGGATTTCGGGATCCGGATTCGCCATCGCGAAGACGACCGGGTCCCGCTCCATCGACTGAATCATCGACTCGTCGACGATCCCGCCCACCGACAGCCCGACGAACACGTCCGCGCCGTCCATCGCGTCCGCGAGGTTGCCCCCGGGCACGTCCCGAGCGAATTCTTCTTTGTACTCGTTGATCTCGCCGCGTTCGACGCGGTCGGTTGTCACGATTCCAGTCGAATCGCACATCAGAATGTTATCCTTCCGGACGCCGAGAGAGGCGTAGAACCGAGCTGTCGAGAGCGCACTCGCACCGGCGCCAGAGAAGACGACTCGCAGGTCCTCGAGGGCTTTTCCGGTGATCTCCGCCGTGTTCAGCAGCGCCGCGCCGCTGATGATGGCCGTCCCGTGCTGGTCGTCGTGAAAGACGGGGACGTCCATCTCCTCGCGGAGGCGCTTCTCGATGACGAAGCAATCCGGAGAGGTGATGTCCTCTAAGTTGACGCCGCCGAAGGTCGGCTCCATGGCGACGACGGCGTCCGCGAACTCGTGGGGGTCGTCGTAATCGAGTTCGATGTCGAAGACGTCGATGTCCGCGAAGCGCTTGAACAGCACGCCCTTACCCTCCATCACGGGTTTCGAGGCCTGGGCACCGATGTTTCCGAGCCCCAGCACCGCCGACCCGTTCGAGACGACGCCCACGAGGTTCCCCTTCGCGGTGTAGGTGTAGGCGTCCTCGGAGTCGTCGCGAATTTCGCGACAGGGGGCGGCGA
It contains:
- the purB gene encoding adenylosuccinate lyase, which codes for MTDTHALYAVSPLDGRYGSRTRPLAPYASEAALMRARVRVEVEYLLVLADLEATPLDLASDERAHLRGLYENFDEEDAELIKTLETDGYAGFDATNHDVKAVEYFVRYHLPNDSEASPWIHFGLTSEDVNNLAHRLLVRGAVEDVLLPALYDLRDSLTGMAQEHRDVQMLARTHGQPATPTTFGKELAVYAARLGRATARVSTATDALSGKLGGASGTYAAHVAAYPDVDWRGFAREFVTGLGLEFTPLSTQVNPCDDLAAVFDAFRGVNNVLLDLDLDVWLYVSDRYLGQEAVAGETGSSTMPHKVNPIDFENSEGNLSKANSDLTFLADYVTTSRLQRDLSDSTVKRNVGAAFAHCLIGYGKTQAGLEKVVPNETVMRDALRKTPAIIGEAVQTILRREGRDDAYEQVKALTRGREVTLEDFHDLFADLEVSDEVREELLALRPETYVGVANDLVDDLEE
- the purH gene encoding bifunctional phosphoribosylaminoimidazolecarboxamide formyltransferase/IMP cyclohydrolase, with protein sequence MTRLAGLAGNRGRNLLNVADRAPGGAELAVVLTNDADAPVLEAAAERGVPTEVVPLEDDMSRRDHEEAVNVALEGYDYDLVCLDGYMRILSDTFLEAQPTTLNVHPSLLPAFSGMDAWGDALEAGVAVTGCTVHVVTDATDEDGEVVESEVDMGPIVTQEPVPVYDGDTRETLKERVLYEGEFRAYPRVVKWFAEGAVDVDLDAEEATVDADAADDEGGLPTRRLTSSDRLDTLRYGENPHQNAAVYADYTCEEASVVHAEQLNEGAKALSYNNYNDADGALNLITEFDEPAAAVIKHTNPAGCATADTVAEAYERALSTDPMSAFGGIVALNRECDADTAAAITDSFKEVVVAPGYAEDALEILCEKKNLRVLDVGDLDGAIERFTEKPLVGGRLVQERDDQRLSTSDLEVVTDREPTDEQLETMVFAWQTLKHVKSNGILFATGTETVGVGMGQVSRVDAVRLAAMKAEEHAEGKSAEGAVMASDAFFPFPDGLEEAAKAGIEAVVQPGGSVNDEDVIEAANELGMSMVFTGQRSFRHD
- a CDS encoding sensor histidine kinase, which gives rise to MHETLPRLLRWFGALLLAVLAGEVLTHWILGANVLLNGAFAMGAASTAIAAIGIIYGGYWLEGARVSSRRYPRIAWWWIGGFVTFTLLNVGFMAVMPTESWGIVVGWTRWSVAFGAGVGVLLGILEGRAIDQAIAAERATVRSEQLEEQRTMLDYLNSVLRHEVLNSANIIDGYATQILEAESELDPAHREYATIIHQEANEMSTVIADVRVLLEAASGTHELYPVDLTRVLADEVTKLTNRYGDVEVRTDVPDELAVQADELLPRVFGNVLSNAVTHNDADTPAVSVSAERMDDTVRVRIEDNGPGIRADAIDSLFERKKGRGTTHGLGLYLVEELVSTYGGTVEVTETGPDGSQFTIELPLAQSSDDETMPEPIAA
- a CDS encoding NADP-dependent malic enzyme, which translates into the protein MGLDEDSLEYHRSDPPGKIEISTTKSTNTQRDLSLAYSPGVAAPCREIRDDSEDAYTYTAKGNLVGVVSNGSAVLGLGNIGAQASKPVMEGKGVLFKRFADIDVFDIELDYDDPHEFADAVVAMEPTFGGVNLEDITSPDCFVIEKRLREEMDVPVFHDDQHGTAIISGAALLNTAEITGKALEDLRVVFSGAGASALSTARFYASLGVRKDNILMCDSTGIVTTDRVERGEINEYKEEFARDVPGGNLADAMDGADVFVGLSVGGIVDESMIQSMERDPVVFAMANPDPEIPYERAKNARDDTVIVATGRSDYPNQVNNVLGFPFLFRGALDVRASEINEAMKVAAAEALADLAHQDVPDAVVKAYGDQPLQFGSEYIIPKPLDPRVLFEVAPAVARAAMESGAARIEIDLEAHRERLEARLGKSREMMRVVLNKAKSDPKRVALAEGGDEKIIRAAYQLVEQEIAKPVLIGDEDEIARTAANLGLEFTPEVVDPTGGTDEAYVERLYERRRRKGITRSEAEELIRDSNYFASVMVESGDVDAMLTGLTHHYPSALRPPLQIIGTARDAEYAAGVYLLTFKNRVLFVADATVNQNPDAEILAEVTRHTATLARRFNVEPRAALLSYSNFGSVTNEGTRKPRHAVELLKADPAVDFPVDGEMQADTAVVEDLLQGTYEFSALDAPANVLVFPNLESGNISYKLLQRLGGAEAIGPMLVGMDKPVHVLQRDDEVKDIVNLAGVAVVDAQQG